One segment of Rubripirellula amarantea DNA contains the following:
- a CDS encoding FKBP-type peptidyl-prolyl cis-trans isomerase — protein sequence MSDLNHGPADDLEVASPGAIDDSASSDFQTTESGLMYRILREGDDQNPSESDRVEVHYKGWLDDESIFDSSYRRGETIAFPLNGVIPGWTEGMQLVGKGGMIELQIPSSLGYGPRGMPPVIPGGAQLHFLVELIDIH from the coding sequence ATGTCCGATCTCAATCATGGTCCCGCCGATGATCTCGAAGTTGCCTCCCCTGGTGCAATCGATGATTCTGCATCAAGCGATTTCCAAACCACTGAATCGGGTTTGATGTATCGCATTCTTCGCGAAGGAGACGATCAAAACCCTTCGGAAAGTGATCGCGTCGAGGTGCATTACAAAGGTTGGCTCGATGACGAATCAATCTTCGACAGTTCTTACCGTCGCGGCGAAACGATTGCGTTCCCTCTCAATGGTGTGATTCCCGGTTGGACAGAAGGAATGCAGCTCGTTGGAAAGGGTGGAATGATCGAATTGCAGATCCCTTCGAGTCTAGGTTATGGACCTCGCGGAATGCCTCCAGTCATACCAGGCGGTGCTCAACTTCATTTCCTCGTTGAGTTAATTGATATTCACTAA